A window from Acinonyx jubatus isolate Ajub_Pintada_27869175 chromosome E1, VMU_Ajub_asm_v1.0, whole genome shotgun sequence encodes these proteins:
- the MRPS23 gene encoding 28S ribosomal protein S23, mitochondrial isoform X3: MAGSRLQTVGSVFSRTRDLIRAGVLKEKPLWFDIYNAFPPLREPVFRRPRLRYGKAKAAIQDILYPEDRIRAKFYSAYGSGQKAFDLFNPNFKSTCQQFVEKYIELQKLGETDEEKLFVETGKALLAEGVILRRVGEARTQKAGSHVSWESESSDVKSQTVLENNKPLPEVLQGQHMEPSEEQSKALK; the protein is encoded by the exons ATGGCTGGGAGCCGGTTGCAGACGGTGGGGAGCGTTTTCTCGCG GACTCGGGACCTGATTCGGGCTGGGGTGTTGAAGGAGAAGCCCCTCTGGTTTGACATATATAACGCTTTTCCTCCACTGAGAGAGCCGGTCTTCCGAAGGCCCCGCCTGAGATACGGCAAAGCCAAAGCTGCCATCCAGGACATCTTGTACCCCGAGGATCGGATTAGAGC GAAATTTTATTCGGCCTATGGATCTGGTCAGAAAGCTTTTGATCTGTTCAATCCAAACTTCAAGTCTACCTGTCAACA GTTTGTGGAGAAGTACATTGAGCTACAGAAGCTTGGAGAAACAGACGAAGAGAAATTATTTGTGGAAACGGGAAAGGCTTTATTGGCAGAAGGTGTCATTTTAAGACGAGTAGGAGAAGCAAGGACT CAAAAGGCAGGTAGTCACGTTTCCTGGGAATCTGAATCTTCGGATGTGAAATCCCAAACAGTGTTGGAAAACAACAAGCCTCTGCCGGAAGTTCTACAGGGCCAGCATATGGAGCCATCGGAGGAACAGTCGAAAG
- the MRPS23 gene encoding 28S ribosomal protein S23, mitochondrial isoform X2: protein MAGSRLQTVGSVFSRTRDLIRAGVLKEKPLWFDIYNAFPPLREPVFRRPRLRYGKAKAAIQDILYPEDRIRAKFYSAYGSGQKAFDLFNPNFKSTCQQFVEKYIELQKLGETDEEKLFVETGKALLAEGVILRRVGEARTQKAGSHVSWESESSDVKSQTVLENNKPLPEVLQGQHMEPSEEQSKGLSPP, encoded by the exons ATGGCTGGGAGCCGGTTGCAGACGGTGGGGAGCGTTTTCTCGCG GACTCGGGACCTGATTCGGGCTGGGGTGTTGAAGGAGAAGCCCCTCTGGTTTGACATATATAACGCTTTTCCTCCACTGAGAGAGCCGGTCTTCCGAAGGCCCCGCCTGAGATACGGCAAAGCCAAAGCTGCCATCCAGGACATCTTGTACCCCGAGGATCGGATTAGAGC GAAATTTTATTCGGCCTATGGATCTGGTCAGAAAGCTTTTGATCTGTTCAATCCAAACTTCAAGTCTACCTGTCAACA GTTTGTGGAGAAGTACATTGAGCTACAGAAGCTTGGAGAAACAGACGAAGAGAAATTATTTGTGGAAACGGGAAAGGCTTTATTGGCAGAAGGTGTCATTTTAAGACGAGTAGGAGAAGCAAGGACT CAAAAGGCAGGTAGTCACGTTTCCTGGGAATCTGAATCTTCGGATGTGAAATCCCAAACAGTGTTGGAAAACAACAAGCCTCTGCCGGAAGTTCTACAGGGCCAGCATATGGAGCCATCGGAGGAACAGTCGAAAGGTCTCTCACCTCCCTGA